Proteins from a genomic interval of Rhipicephalus microplus isolate Deutch F79 chromosome 6, USDA_Rmic, whole genome shotgun sequence:
- the LOC119166949 gene encoding uncharacterized protein LOC119166949: MAADSMQAATASLVFQYLSGVDKALANQFQKKRRAKPLPAGVAQLDKVVSSYFEGQPHQRKLLLQLAPCGAAGTASKHDVSSSDDSSSEEEAKPAKPVNSATPKGNTNSKVNAKTPASNQKPKPSAPAQHSEDSDSDSDSSEDEAPKGKTTPAVTPKQGAVQSKAPGKRAKPESDSSDSSDSEAAAPPSKKPAVPTPVLKAAPKKPQQSKKDEDSSSSSDDDDDPRNKAALTKQATPQAKPVAPKKPASTQKKQQDSSSDSSSDDEASKPPPAKKQATAKATPKAQNAASSAKKAATKKNESSSSDSSDESEPQKKSAVTPKSAAAAPAGKAATPKVTPAKPQNDSDSSSESEDDQPPKKVVKPAAAGAKKTPLKVSIGPAKKTPQAKKKESSDSSSDDEAPPPKATPGKPAAKQAPAKQAAKDSSSSESDSEDDEPAKSVAAAKGKQPLSKPSPKPAQAKQDSSDSDSDSEETSKPIPVKAAAKPAPAKKLAQTKKESSSDSDSDSEEESKPAPPKAAAKSAPAKKPAQTKKDSSSDSDSDSEDEKPAPPKPSATKSSAVKKPTPAKKQAESSSDSSDEDEAPKKPQGKSPSASAIPSKTPPGKRTPVAAKPQQDSSSSDSDDDDNRWPAKKPVVTPKNTPASTPKATPASQKKSQKKQESSSSDDSDEEAPAKTSSAKKPKKPAGKKKSSSSSEDSEDEEPAVKKAGKPLQGKTSTPKATQNNAEDSSEDESEEESNKGKKKAQSTPMLNGTGKPSSPEKGRKSSPFRRVKAEKVHIDPKLRDNSFEAKAGARGSWGEKAYSVLKNVKGKDFRHEKTKKKRGTYSGGSIDTGVNSIRFDE, encoded by the coding sequence ATGGCTGCCGACAGCATGCAAGCAGCGACAGCGTCCCTCGTTTTCCAGTATTTGAGCGGCGTCGACAAAGCGCTCGCCAACCAGTTCCAGAAGAAACGACGCGCCAAGCCCCTGCCCGCAGGAGTCGCGCAGCTCGACAAGGTGGTGAGCTCGTACTTCGAAGGGCAGCCTCATCAGCGCAAACTACTGCTGCAGCTGGCGCCATGTGGTGCTGCCGGCACTGCGTCAAAGCACGACGTGTCTTCCTCCGATGATTCTTCGAGCGAAGAAGAGGCCAAGCCAGCGAAGCCGGTCAACTCGGCAACGCCTAAAGGAAACACAAATTCCAAGGTAAACGCGAAAACGCCCGCCTCTAATCAGAAGCCTAAGCCCAGTGCTCCGGCACAGCACAGCGAGGACTCGGATTCGGACTCCGATTCCTCCGAAGATGAAGCACCGAAGGGCAAGACGACACCAGCGGTCACGCCGAAACAGGGGGCTGTTCAATCGAAGGCCCCTGGCAAGCGAGCCAAGCCCGAGAGCGACTCGTCCGACAGTTCCGACTCCGAAGCCGCAGCACCGCCGAGTAAGAAGCCTGCCGTTCCGACACCAGTGCTCAAGGCGGCTCCCAAGAAACCCCAGCAATCGAAGAAGGACGAAGACAGCTCGAGCAGctctgacgacgacgacgatccCAGAAACAAAGCTGCGCTGACAAAGCAAGCAACGCCGCAGGCCAAGCCGGTGGCACCGAAAAAACCGGCTTCGACTCAGAAGAAGCAACAGGACAGTTCTTCCGACTCTTCGTCTGACGACGAAGCCTCGAAGCCACCTCCCGCCAAGAAGCAAGCAACCGCGAAGGCTACGCCAAAGGCCCAGAATGCTGCATCGTCAGCCAAGAAGGCTGCTACCAAGAAGAACGAATCTTCTAGCTCTGACAGTTCTGACGAGTCTGAACCACAGAAGAAGTCGGCTGTGACTCCAAAAAGCGCCGCCGCGGCGCCTGCCGGTAAGGCCGCCACACCAAAAGTGACGCCGGCCAAGCCTCAGAATGACAGCGACTCGTCTTCGGAAAGCGAGGATGATCAGCCTCCCAAGAAAGTGGTCAAGCCTGCGGCCGCTGGCGCCAAGAAGACTCCGTTGAAGGTGTCCATTGGTCCCGCCAAGAAGACTCCGCAGGCTAAGAAGAAAGAGTCGAGCGACAGCTCCTCCGACGACGAAGCACCACCACCCAAGGCGACCCCTGGTAAGCCGGCTGCGAAGCAGGCACCGGCTAAGCAGGCTGCCAAAGACAGCTCTAGCTCTGAGAGTGATTCTGAAGATGACGAGCCGGCGAAATCAGTGGCTGCTGCCAAGGGCAAGCAGCCGTTATCAAAGCCATCACCTAAACCAGCACAAGCGAAGCAAGACAGTTCGGATTCAGATAGCGACTCGGAGGAAACATCGAAACCGATACCTGTCAAAGCCGCTGCAAAACCAGCGCCAGCAAAGAAGCTAGCACAGACAAAGAAGGAGAGCTCGTCAGACTCGGACAGCGACTCCGAGGAAGAGTCGAAGCCGGCCCCGCCAAAGGCGGCCGCAAAGTCAGCACCAGCTAAGAAgccagcccaaacaaaaaaagatagCTCTTCAGACTCTGACAGCGACTCTGAGGATGAAAAGCCAGCGCCTCCCAAACCCAGTGCAACTAAGTCGAGTGCCGTAAAGAAGCCGACTCCTGCGAAGAAACAGGCAGAATCTTCTTCCGACAGCAGTGATGAGGATGAAGCTCCCAAGAAGCCTCAGGGCAAGAGTCCCTCCGCATCGGCTATACCGTCGAAAACTCCTCCTGGGAAAAGAACGCCAGTTGCCGCTAAGCCTCAGCAAGACTCCTCTTCATCCGACagtgacgacgacgacaacagaTGGCCAGCGAAAAAGCCCGTGGTGACCCCAAAGAACACCCCAGCTTCAACACCCAAGGCAACACCTGCGTCTCAAAAGAAGTCTCAGAAGAAACAAGAATCTTCCTCGTCAGATGACAGTGACGAAGAAGCGCCTGCAAAAACCTCGTCTGCGAAAAAGCCGAAGAAGCCCGCTGGGAAAAAGAAATCGTCGTCTTCATCGGAAGACAGCGAAGATGAAGAGCCGGCAGTAAAGAAGGCTGGGAAGCCTTTGCAAGGCAAGACATCGACGCCAAAAGCAACCCAGAACAATGCGGAAGACTCTAGCGAGGACGAAAGCGAGGAAGAGTCAAACAAAGGCAAGAAGAAAGCGCAGAGTACACCGATGCTTAACGGTACTGGCAAGCCTAGTTCCCccgagaaaggaagaaagagctCGCCGTTTCGGAGAGTGAAAGCTGAGAAAGTGCACATCGACCCCAAACTGCGCGACAACTCTTTCGAAGCCAAGGCAGGTGCTCGGGGATCCTGGGGAGAAAAGGCCTACAGCGTGTTGAAAAACGTCAAGGGCAAGGACTTCAGGCACGAgaaaacgaagaagaagagaGGAACGTACTCGGGTGGAAGCATCGACACTGGTGTCAACTCGATACGCTTCGACGAGTGA
- the Brr2 gene encoding U5 small nuclear ribonucleoprotein l(3)72Ab has translation MADVAARSLQYEYKANSNLVLQADTRLIERRPRDEATGEVVSLVGKLEGSRMGDRYQRTKPSKDERKSKKQQQQQQKKASDESRYDAAKLKGQSLLSEGVEDVVGILYRPKTTETKQTYEVLLSFIQEALGDQPRDILCGAADEVLAVLKSDRIKEGERRKETEALLGPVAEERFALLVNLCKKITDYGVDDKQPVVEENIDETYGVNVQFEESDEEEDEIVGEVREDDSNDEAEGEEAHLDTTLQATNLIAGREGGRKGSKSGLHPREIDAYWLQRKLSKFYDDPVVAQTKAGEVLDILKTAVDDRDVENQLVLLLGFNQFDFIKVLRQHRQMILYCTLLASSQSATERSKLRDKMQADPELERILRQLENTEKDDMVQEERERRAQARQARVNAELEPMDMDEDSVVPQMSQCKMLDLEDLSFQHGSHFMANKRCQLPDGSFRKQRKGYEEIHVPALKPKPFDTNETLVSVDKLPKYAQPAFEGFRSLNRIQSRLHKAALESDENLLLCAPTGAGKTNVALLCMMREIGKHINPDGSINGDEFKIIYIAPMRSLVQEMVGNFSKRLNSYNITVSELTGDHQLTREQINATQVIVCTPEKWDIITRKGGERTYTQLVRLMIFDEIHLLHDERGPVLEALVARTIRNIEMTQEDVRLVGLSATLPNYEDVATFLRVNPAKGLFFFDNSFRPVPLEQQYIGITEKKAIKRFQLMNEILYEKVIDNAGKNQILIFVHSRKETGKTARAVRDMCLEKDTLGHFLREGSASTEVLRSEAEQVKNLELKDLLPYGFGIHHAGMSRVDRTLVEDLFADRHIQVLVSTATLAWGVNLPAHTVVIKGTQIYNPEKGRWVELGALDVLQMLGRAGRPQYDTKGEGILITNHSELQYYLSLLNQQLPIESQLISKLADVLNAEIVLGNIQNVKDACTWLGYTYLYIRMLRAPTLYGISHDEIKADPLLEQRRADLIFTAAAQLEKSNLLRFDKKSGNMQVTELGRIASYYYCTYDTMATYNQLLKPTLSEIELFKVFSLSGEFRNITIREEEKLELQKLMERVPIPIKESMEEPTAKVNVLLQAYISQLKLEGLALMADMVYVTQSAARLMRAIFEIVLHRGWAQLTDKALSLCKMIDKRMWQSMTPLRQFRKVPDEVVKKVEKKNFPWERLYDLGVSEIGELLRMPKLGKLVHRYVHQFPKLELAAHIQPITRSMLRVELTITPDFQWDEKIHGTSEAFWILVEDVDSEVILHHEYFLLKSKFSQDEHLIKFFVPVFEPLPPQYFIRIVSDRWINAETQLPVSFRHLILPEKYPPPTELLDLQPLPVSALRNPTFEALYKDKFPFFNPIQTQVFNAIYSSDDNVFVGAPTGSGKTICAEFAILRLFSQVPEGRCVYVTPNEALAEIIYSDWTQKFSLQLNKKVVILTGETGTDLKLLAKGNIIIGTPEKWDVLSRRWKQRKNVQNINLFIVDELHLVGGEDGPVLEVICSRMRYISSQIERQIRILALSSSLANARDIGQWLGANVNSTFNFHPNVRPVLLELHIQGFNITHNASRLLSMSKPVYQGIMRHSPRKPVIVFVPSRKQTRLTAIDVLTYSASEGQASKFLHCTEDDLKPFLDKITDKTLKETLSNGVAYLHEGLSPADQRLVEQLFDSGAIQVVVVSRSLCWALSLSAHLVIIMDTQYYNGKIHAYEDYPVTDVLQMVGRANRPLVDEDGKCLLLCQSSKKDFFKKFLYEPLPVESHLDHCLHDHFNAEIVTKTIENKQDSVDYLTWTFLYRRMTQNPNYYNLQGVTHRHLSDHLSDLVENTLNDLEQSKCISIEDEMDVAPLNLGMIAAYYYINYTTIELFSMSLNSKTKIRGLLEIISSAAEYENIPIRHHEDNILRQLYNRLPHKLTNPKFSDPHVKTNLLLQAHLSRMQLSAELQSDTEDILSKAIRLIQACVDVLSSNGWLTPALAAMELAQMVTQALWNKDSYLKQLPHFTAEIVKRCQEHGVETVFDIMELEDEDRNKLLQMTDSQMADVAKFCNRYPNIELTYEIQGKDHIRCGSAVNIVVQLEREDEVVGPVIAPMFPQKREEGWWVVIGESKSNSLISIKRLSLQQKAKVKLDFVAPAPGDHTYTLYYMSDSYMGCDQEYRFTIHVGQMESRKRNASDSD, from the exons ATGGCGGACGTCGCCGCACGTTCGCTTCAGTACGAGTACAAAGCAAACTCCAACCTTGTGCTCCAGGCCGACACTCGTCTCATCGAGCGTCGGCCCCGCGATGAGGCGACAGGCGAAGTGGTGTCTCTCGTCGGGAAGCTCGAGGGCTCCCGCATGGGAGACCGCTACCAACGCACCAAACCCAGCAAAGACGAACGCAAGTCCAaaaagcagcagcaacagcagcagaagAAGGCGTCCGACGAAAGCCGCTACGACGCCGCCAAGCTGAAAGGCCAGTCGCTGCTCTCCGAGGGCGTGGAAGACGTCGTCGGCATCCTGTACCGACCCAAGACCACGGAGACGAAGCAGACTTACGAGGTCCTGCTGAGCTTCATCCAAGAGGCGTTGGGCGATCAGCCTCGCGACATCCTCTGCGGTGCCGCCGACGAAGTCCTCGCGGTTCTCAAGAGCGACCGCATCAAGGAAGGAGAACGTCGCAAGGAGACCGAGGCGCTGCTGGGACCCGTAGCCGAGGAACGGTTCGCGTTGCTCGTCAACTTGTGCAAGAAGATCACCGACTACGGTGTCGATGACAAGCAACCCGTCGTGGAGGAAAACATCGACGAGACGTACGGCGTCAACGTGCAGTTTGAGGAGTCGGATGAAGAGGAGGACGAGATCGTGGGCGAGGTGCGCGAGGACGACTCGAACGACGAGGCCGAAGGTGAAGAGGCCCACCTGGACACCACTCTGCAGGCAACCAACCTGATCGCTGGCCGCGAAGGAGGTCGCAAGGGATCCAAGAGCGGGTTGCATCCGCGCGAGATCGACGCCTATTGGCTGCAG CGCAAGCTGAGCAAGTTTTACGATGACCCTGTCGTGGCTCAAACAAAGGCTGGCGAGGTCCTTGACATCCTCAAGACGGCTGTTGATGATCGTGACGTCGAGAACCAACTGGTGCTGCTCCTTGGCTTCAACCAGTTTGACTTCATCAAGGTTCTGCGGCAGCATCGGCAGATGATCCTCTACTGCACTCTCCTGGCTTCGTCCCAGAGTGCCACCGAGCGATCAAAGTTGCGTGACAAGATGCAGGCAGACCCCGAGCTTGAGCGGATCTTGAGGCAGCTCGAAAACACGGAGAAGGATGACATGGTGCAGGAGGAACGTGAGAGGCGGGCACAGGCCCGGCAGGCCCGTGTCAACGCCGAGCTGGAGCCCATGGACATGGATGAAGACAGTGTCGTCCCACAGATGTCTCAGTGCAAGATGCTGGACCTGGAAGACCTGTCGTTTCAGCATGGCAGTCATTTCATGGCCAACAAACGGTGCCAGTTGCCTGACGGATCGTTCCGTAAGCAGCGTAAGGGCTACGAAGAGATTCACGTTCCTGCCCTCAAGCCCAAGCCGTTTGACACCAATGAGACACTCGTTTCAGTTGACAAGCTGCCAAAGTATGCTCAGCCTGCTTTTGAAGGGTTCCGCAGCCTCAACCGAATTCAGAGCCGTTTGCACAAAGCTGCGCTAGAGTCTGACGAAAACCTCCTTCTCTGTGCCCCAACTGGTGCTGGCAAGACCAACGTAGCTCTTCTCTGCATGATGCGAGAGATTGGCAAGCACATCAACCCGGATGGCTCCATAAATGGAGACGAGTTCAAGATCATCTACATTGCCCCGATGCGTTCCCTCGTACAAGAGATGGTAGGCAACTTCAGTAAGCGGCTCAACTCGTACAACATCACCGTTTCCGAGTTGACAGGCGACCACCAGCTGACGAGGGAGCAAATAAATGCAACCCAGGTGATTGTCTGCACACCTGAAAAGTGGGACATCATCACCAGGAAGGGAGGGGAGCGCACGTACACTCAGCTTGTGCGACTCATGATTTTCGATGAGATTCACTTGCTCCATGACGAACGAGGTCCAGTGCTGGAGGCCCTCGTGGCGAGGACGATTCGAAACATCGAGATGACGCAGGAGGATGTCCGACTTGTAGGCCTTAGTGCCACCCTACCCAATTATGAGGATGTTGCCACATTCCTGAGGGTTAACCCGGCCAAGGGACTGTTCTTCTTTGACAATAGCTTCCGGCCCGTGCCACTTGAGCAGCAGTACATTGGAATCACGGAAAAAAAGGCCATTAAGCGTTTTCAGTTGATGAATGAAATTCTCTACGAGAAGGTCATCGACAACGCTGGAAAGAACCAGATTCTCATCTTTGTTCACTCTCGAAAAGAGACTGGAAAAACCGCCAGAGCTGTGCGAGACATGTGTCTTGAGAAGGACACGCTGGGACACTTCCTTCGAGAGGGTTCTGCGTCAACGGAAGTGCTCCGGTCTGAGGCAGAACAAGTGAAAAACCTTGAGCTGAAAGACCTGCTGCCGTATGGCTTTGGTATCCATCATGCCGGCATGAGTCGCGTAGACCGTACACTCGTGGAGGATTTGTTTGCCGATCGTCACATCCAGGTACTGGTTTCCACAGCTACCCTTGCGTGGGGTGTCAACCTTCCAGCCCACACTGTCGTCATCAAGGGTACCCAGATATACAACCCAGAGAAAGGACGCTGGGTTGAACTGGGAGCCCTGGATGTTCTCCAAATGCTTGGCAGAGCTGGGCGACCCCAGTATGACACTAAGGGCGAGGGCATTCTCATCACAAACCACAGTGAGCTTCAGTACTACCTTTCCCTTCTCAACCAGCAGCTGCCTATTGAGAGCCAGCTTATCAGCAAACTTGCTGATGTACTCAATGCCGAAATTGTCCTGGGCAACATCCAGAATGTGAAAGATGCATGTACTTGGCTGGGATACACATACCTCTACATCCGTATGCTTCGTGCACCAACACTCTATGGCATCTCGCACGATGAAATCAAGGCAGACCCTTTGCTCGAACAGAGGCGTGCCGACCTGATCTTCACGGCTGCGGCGCAACTGGAGAAAAGCAATTTGCTCCGCTTTGACAAGAAGTCGGGCAACATGCAAGTGACAGAGCTTGGCAGGATTGCCAGCTACTACTACTGCACCTATGACACGATGGCCACATACAATCAGCTTCTCAAACCCACTTTGAGTGAGATTGAGCTGTTCAAAGTATTTTCGCTCTCAGGTGAGTTCAGGAACATCACCATTCGTGAGGAAGAGAAGCTCGAGCTTCAGAAACTGATGGAGCGGGTCCCGATCCCCATCAAAGAGAGCATGGAAGAGCCAACGGCCAAAGTCAATGTCCTCTTGCAGGCGTACATTTCCCAGCTGAAACTCGAGGGCCTTGCCCTGATGGCTGACATGGTGTACGTGACACAGAGTGCTGCGCGTCTTATGCGTGCCATCTTTGAAATTGTGCTCCATCGGGGCTGGGCACAGTTGACAGACAAGGCACTGAGCCTATGCAAAATGATTGACAAGCGCATGTGGCAGTCCATGACGCCACTGCGGCAGTTCAGGAAGGTCCCCGATGAGGTCGtcaagaaggtcgaaaaaaagaACTTCCCTTGGGAGCGCTTGTACGACCTCGGCGTCAGCGAGATCGGCGAGCTCCTGAGGATGCCCAAGCTGGGAAAACTGGTGCATCGATACGTCCACCAGTTTCCCAAGCTGGAGCTGGCTGCACACATTCAACCAATCACACGATCGATGTTGCGTGTGGAACTGACCATCACGCCGGATTTCCAATGGGACGAGAAGATCCACGGCACGTCCGAGGCATTCTGGATTCTTGTGGAAGATGTGGACTCTGAGGTGATCCTTCACCACGAGTACTTCCTGCTGAAGAGCAAGTTCTCCCAGGATGAGCACCTCATCAAGTTCTTTGTTCCTGTCTTTGAGCCCCTGCCGCCGCAGTATTTCATACGCATTGTGTCGGACCGGTGGATTAATGCAGAAACCCAGCTTCCGGTTTCATTCCGGCACTTAATACTTCCGGAAAAGTATCCCCCACCTACAGAACTGCTGGATCTGCAGCCCTTGCCTGTGTCTGCTTTGCGGAACCCGACATTTGAAGCTCTCTACAAGGACAAGTTTCCTTTCTTCAATCCTATCCAGACCCAAGTCTTCAATGCCATCTACAGCAGTGATGACAATGTCTTTGTCGGCGCTCCGACAGGCAGTGGCAAGACCATCTGTGCAGAGTTTGCCATATTGCGCCTGTTCTCCCAGGTGCCAGAAGGTCGCTGTGTGTATGTGACTCCAAATGAAGCGCTTGCCGAGATCATATATTCTGACTGGACTCAGAAGTTCTCTCTGCAGCTGAACAAGAAG GTTGTGATCCTCACCGGCGAAACTGGCACAGACCTCAAGCTGCTTGCGAAGGGCAACATCATCATCGGGACCCCAGAAAAGTGGGACGTCCTCTCACGACGATGGAAGCAACGCAAGAATGTCCAAAACATCAACCTGTTCATCGTGGATGAGCTGCACTTGGTCGGCGGTGAGGACGGTCCCGTGCTTGAAGTGATCTGCTCTCGAATGCGCTACATCTCGTCTCAGATAGAGCGCCAGATTCGCATACTGGCACTCAGTTCCTCTCTGGCCAACGCTCGAGACATTGGCCAGTGGCTTGGAGCCAACGTCAACTCCACCTTCAACTTCCATCCAAACGTGAGGCCCGTCTTGCTGGAACTACACATCCAGGGCTTCAACATCACCCACAATGCTTCCCGTCTTCTCTCTATGAGTAAGCCCGTCTATCAAGGCATCATGAGGCATTCTCCCCGGAAGCCTGTCATCGTCTTTGTGCCTTCACGGAAACAGACGCGTCTCACTGCGATCGACGTACTCACATACTCTGCCTCTGAAGGGCAGGCATCAAAATTCTTGCACTGCACCGAGGACGACCTCAAGCCTTTCCTGGACAAGATCACAGACAAAACTCTGAAGGAGACCTTGAGCAATGGAGTGGCGTACCTTCACGAAGGCTTAAGCCCAGCTGACCAACGCCTGGTGGAGCAGCTTTTCGACAGCGGTGCCATCCAGGTTGTAGTGGTCTCCCGAAGCTTGTGCTGGGCTTTGTCTCTGTCAGCGCACCTTGTCATAATTATGGACACACAGTACTACAATGGTAAAATCCATGCCTATGAAGACTATCCTGTCACAGACGTCCTCCAGATGGTCGGTAGAGCTAACCGGCCTCTCGTTGACGAGGACGGAAAGTGCCTCCTGCTGTGTCAGTCATCCAAGAAGGATTTCTTCAAGAAGTTCTTGTACGAGCCACTCCCGGTGGAGAGCCACCTGGACCACTGCTTGCACGACCATTTCAATGCCGAGATTGTCACCAAGACCATTGAAAATAAGCAGGACTCAGTGGATTACTTGACGTGGACATTCCTGTACAGGAGGATGACGCAGAACCCAAACTACTACAACCTCCAAGGTGTCACTCATCGCCACCTTTCGGATCACCTGTCAGACCTTGTTGAGAACACGCTAAATGATCTCGAACAAAGCAAGTGCATCAGCATTGAAGACGAGATGGACGTCGCACCTCTCAACTTGGGCATGATTGCTGCCTACTACTACATCAACTACACCACGATCGAGCTTTTCAGCATGTCACTCAACTCAAAAACGAAGATCCGAGGCCTTTTGGAGATCATCAGTTCAGCTGCAGAATACGAAAACATACCCATCCGGCACCACGAAGACAACATTTTGAGGCAACTGTACAACCGACTGCCCCACAAGCTCACAAATCCCAAATTCAGTGACCCGCACGTTAAAACCAACCTGCTCCTGCAGGCACACTTGTCTCGTATGCAGCTGTCGGCTGAACTTCAGTCAGACACAGAAGACATCCTCAGCAAGGCCATCCGGCTCATCCAGGCATGTGTGGATGTGTTAAGTTCCAACGGATGGCTGACACCAGCGCTGGCTGCCATGGAACTGGCACAAATGGTCACTCAGGCACTTTGGAACAAAGACTCTTACTTGaaacagctgccacacttcaCAGCCGAAATTGTCAAACGATGCCAAGAGCACGGCGTCGAGACCGTATTCGACATCATGGAACTCGAAGACGAAGACCGAAACAAGCTCCTCCAAATGACCGACAGTCAGAT